CCGAAAGTAAGGGCAATGGCGGAATCGAAGGCAATGGAAGAGATGCTTGTTATACTTGAGGGAACTGAGTATGAAGAGCCACTCAGAAAATTACTTCTCAGGGAGATAGATCTTCAGGCATTTGAGGTTGAGCTCTATAAGATATATTACTCAAGGTTGCTAAAGTACGTCAAGTCAAGGAAAGGTGAAGAGAGAATAATCTCTCAGGAATTCGTGAATATGCTGATAGACTACAAGAACATAAATGTTATTCTCAGAGCCAAACTTTCAAGCCTCTCACCAGAGGAGATAAGGAACCTTATTATCCCTGGGGGCAGCTTATCCAGGTCAACGATTGAGGCAATGATAAACAGTGAGGACGTCATGATGGCTCTCGGAGAGCTTGAAGGAAGTAGGTATGGAGAAGTGTTAAAGGATGTCAGGGAAGCCATAGAGGAAGGAAAAATCGAGAAAGTGGAAGAGGCCCTTAAGAAATACATGATCAAAAGAATGAAAGAACTTTCTCAGTTCTATCCCTTAAGTGTTGCAGTTGCTCTTGCATATCTGCTTGAGAGGGAGGAGGAAGTTAGGAAGTTGAAGGCGATCGCGAAACTTATAGAGGACAAAGTTAAACCGGAGAAAATTAAAGAGATAGTGGGTGAGATGGCATGAAAATAGTCGTCATGGGCGATCCAGACACTGTAACTGGGTTTAGGCTTGCGGGGATTCATGAAGCTTATGAATTTGATTTTTCGGATTTATCAATTGAAAGGGCCAGGAATAAGCTTAGAGAACTTATCGAAAGGGATGATATAGGTATAATTTTAATCACCGAAAGATTAGCTCAAAAGATAGGGGAGATTCCTCAAGTAAACCTTCCAATAATCCTTCAGATTCCAGATAAGTTTGGATCAATATATGGGGAGGAACTATTGAGAGAGATAGTTAGGAAGGCCGTTGGTATTGAGATAAGGAGGTGAAAAAGAATGCCCGTAAAAGGAGAAATAATTAGAGTTACCGGACCTTTGGTCGTTGCTAAGGGGATGAAAGGTGCAAAGATGTATGAGGTGGTTAGAGTAGGAGAACTCGGTCTCATTGGAGAGATAATCAGACTTGAAGGTGACAAAGCAGTCATTCAAGTATACGAGGAAACTGCAGGAGTTAGGCCTGGAGAGCCAGTTATTGGTACGGGTTCATCATTGAGCGTTGAGCTAGGTCCTGGGCTCTTAACATCGATATACGATGGAATTCAGAGGCCTCTTGAGGTCATTAGGGAGAAAACTGGAGATTTCATAACTAGAGGTGTTACGGCGCCAGCTTTACCTAGGGATAAGAAGTGGCACTTCATTCCCAAGGTTAAAGTTGGTGATAAGGTCGTTGG
The window above is part of the Pyrococcus sp. NA2 genome. Proteins encoded here:
- a CDS encoding V-type ATP synthase subunit F translates to MKIVVMGDPDTVTGFRLAGIHEAYEFDFSDLSIERARNKLRELIERDDIGIILITERLAQKIGEIPQVNLPIILQIPDKFGSIYGEELLREIVRKAVGIEIRR
- a CDS encoding V-type ATP synthase subunit C, which codes for MEVSTLTAILDTTLAVVFTWVAYKTGQLIWKYTPYSYPNARIRAMEARLLTDQRLSELSESGTLQNFVVNLEDTDYGERLSSLSSYNLEEVERALELSLSDLLELMVKIMPKRIRGLFEIMLEEWDVRNIINVVKAKFSNLPPQDFIIPTGKLLPKVRAMAESKAMEEMLVILEGTEYEEPLRKLLLREIDLQAFEVELYKIYYSRLLKYVKSRKGEERIISQEFVNMLIDYKNINVILRAKLSSLSPEEIRNLIIPGGSLSRSTIEAMINSEDVMMALGELEGSRYGEVLKDVREAIEEGKIEKVEEALKKYMIKRMKELSQFYPLSVAVALAYLLEREEEVRKLKAIAKLIEDKVKPEKIKEIVGEMA